A stretch of the Fusarium musae strain F31 chromosome 2, whole genome shotgun sequence genome encodes the following:
- a CDS encoding hypothetical protein (EggNog:ENOG41) — protein sequence MSVFEKTNHRGAASGAVFFLFLHVTIFILCCDATSYVYASEIFPTSVRAKGLSISVSGLFFATIIFTTAAPTAFAEIRWKFYLVFIVATSIIIAYAYMTFPETRKMSLEYIQELFGDPIDGMSSEFVNQETVHHLDEDDEKKRIHAGELST from the exons ATGTCCGTCTTTGAGAAGACGAACCATCGAGGAGCTGCATCAGGcgctgtcttcttcctctttcttcacGTCACCATTTTTATCCTCTGCTGCGACGCTACGTCTTACGTTTATGCGTCCGAGATCTTTCCAACCTCAGTTCGCGCAAAGGGGCTCTCAATCTCTGTCTCTGGTCTCTTTTTCGCCACAATTATCTTCACTACAGCTGCACCTACAGCATTCGCCGAGATTAGGTGGAAGTTCTATCTGGTATTTATTGTTGCCACTTCAATTATCATTGCATACGCCTATATGACGTTTCCCGAG ACCCGTAAAATGTCGCTTGAATATATTCAAGAACTCTTTGGCGATCCAATTGACGGCATGTCTTCAGAATTTGTCAACCAGGAGACTGTTCACCACCttgacgaggacgacgagaagaaaagaattcACGCTGGAGAACTCAGTACTTAA
- a CDS encoding hypothetical protein (EggNog:ENOG41) encodes MRSEPRATVKFLLFFVALGSLSYGCASSIIATTLGQPTFLNYSALDSRHNVNDLMGAIKGFFQAGGFLGTLSCYAIADAFGRRKAILVAALISTIGGALQAGSVNIGMFIAMRFLTGIGIGKLANALMAQIAD; translated from the exons ATGCGTTCCGAACCCCGTGCCACGGTCAAGT ttttacttttcttCGTGGCTCTCGGCAGTCTCAGCTACGGTTGTGCATCCAGCATCATTGCTACCACGCTAGGTCAGCCGACATTCTTGAATTACTCCGCCCTGGACTCAAGACATAATGTCAACGATCTTATGGGGGCTATCAAGGGATTCTTTCAAGCTGGAGGCTTTCTAGGTACATTAAGCTGCTATGCAATCGCAGATGCCTTTGGTCGTCGAAAGGCCATTTTGGTTGCGGCGCTGATCTCGACCATCGGTGGAGCCCTTCAGGCTGGAAGCGTCAACATCGGCATGTTCATTGCCATGCGTTTTCTCACTGGTATCGGCATAGGCAAGTTAGCGAATGCGTTGATGGCGCAGATTGCAGACTAA